A region from the Camelus ferus isolate YT-003-E chromosome 1, BCGSAC_Cfer_1.0, whole genome shotgun sequence genome encodes:
- the RTP1 gene encoding receptor-transporting protein 1, translating to MRIFRPWRLRCPALHLPSFPVFSLRWSLPSLATEETMCKSVTTGEWKKIFYEKMEEAKPADSWDLIIDPNLKHNVLAPGWKQYLELHASGRFHCSWCWHTWQSPHVVILFHMHLDRAQRAGSVRMRVFKQLCYECGTARLDESSMLEENIESLVDNLITSLREQCYGERGGQYRILVASRQDNRRHRGEFCEACQEGIVHWKPSEKLLEEEATTYTFSRAPSPTKPPAETGSGCNFFSIPWCLFWATVLLLIIYLQFSFSSSV from the exons ATGAGGATTTTTAGACCGTGGAGACTGCGCTGCCCTGCCCTGCACTTGCCCTCGTTTCCCGTGTTCTCACTCAGGTGGAGCTTGCCCTCTCTCGCCACTGAAGAGACCATGTGTAAAAGTGTGACTACAGGTGAATGGAAGAAAATCTTCTATGAGAAGATGGAGGAAGCAAAGCCGGCTGACAGCTGGGACCTCATCATAGATCCCAACCTCAAGCACAATGTGCTGGCCCCTGGCTGGAAGCAGTACTTGGAATTGCATGCCTCGGGCAG GTTCCACTGTTCCTGGTGCTGGCACACCTGGCAGTCTCCCCACGTGGTCATCCTCTTCCACATGCACCTGGACCGCGCCCAGCGGGCGGGCTCGGTGCGCATGCGCGTCTTCAAGCAGCTGTGCTACGAGTGCGGCACGGCGCGGCTGGACGAGTCGAGCATGCTGGAGGAGAACATCGAGAGCCTGGTGGACAACCTCATCACCAGCCTGCGCGAGCAGTGCTACGGAGAGCGCGGAGGCCAGTACCGCATCCTCGTGGCCAGCCGCCAAGACAACCGGCGGCACCGCGGCGAGTTCTGCGAGGCCTGCCAGGAGGGCATCGTGCACTGGAAGCCCAGCGAGaagctgctggaggaggaggcgaCCACCTACACCTTCTCCCGGGCACCCAGCCCCACCAAGCCGCCAGCCGAGACGGGTTCAGGCTGCAACTTCTTCTCCATCCCCTGGTGCTTGTTTTGGGCCACAGTCCTGTTGCTGATCATCTACCTGCAATTCTCCTTTAGCAGCTCCGTCTAA